Genomic segment of Caldalkalibacillus uzonensis:
GTTGACCACTGCCTCCAGTTCCGGAAATGCCTCATCTCCTTTGCCCTCTTCAAACATCACCGTGATGGACGTTTGGCCAATGGAAGTGGTGGAGGTAAACGAATCAACATGTTGGAGCGAGGCAATCTGCTCTTCAAGGGGATTGGTAATCTGTTCTTCCATGTCCAACACAGGTTTTTCTCCCGCATAGACGTTGACAATAGCAGCATCAAAGGTCACATCCGGCATCAGTTCCACGTTCAGCTTGGTGACGGCATAGCCGCCAACAACTAAAATCAGCGCCAGAAACAATCCAACAATGATTTTGCGCTTGATTAAAACAGACAACCAGTTCATGTCACTGCTCCTTTTCCAGCATGATTTAAGGGTTGCGATGTTCTTTTTCATTGTAATGCCTTTTATTTTCCCAAGCCTCCGTCTGCGGAATGATTTTCCTCTCGTGCTGTGGTTTTATTGCCTGTTGGCTGGATGGATGGTCGCCCGCCTGATGACCAGCCACAGAGTGCCAAAAAAGAAGACACTCAGGGACAGACAGAGCATACTGATATGGGAAACAGGATCGACGAATACCCATTCAAACAAACGGATCAATGGGGCACGCAAAAAAGGTGTCATGATCACGGCCATCCAAACAACCACAGCAGTCATCAGGGGAATCCAGCCGAAACGGTAATAGGCTGCACCAGCCAAGCCAAACAGGCTGAAAAGAAACAGGCCAATGACCAGATCCAAACTGAACATGGTGAGCATTTCATTATCCATAAAGGCATTAGACATTATAAAGGTCACATTAAACCGGTCAGACAGGTCAAACCAACGGGCCAACAAGCCAAAAAACCAAACATACGCGCTAAGGGAAATGGCAGACAACACCACCAGCCCTAAGCTGCCCACAACGATGCCCCAGTAGTAATGGTATCTGGTGATATTCATCCCTAAGATATAAGGCAATGTTTCCTTAACCATCAAAAACCCGCTGATACTGAGGTAAATATAGACAGCAAAGTTGCTGGAAACTCCAAAAGTGATGTCTGGCATGCTAACAGCCAGCACAAAACTCAGCACTGACACAGCGCACAAAATGCTCCAAAATATCACATAGCTATGCTTAATATCCAGCATATAAAGTTTAAGTACCGGTTTAAGGTTAGGCATGCTCCTGCTCTCCCCTCTCCTGGCGGGTTGTTAAATAAATCATCAGTTTTTGAATGGGCACGGAGTCAATCTTAACCGCAGCGTGCCTTGCCTTGCGGGTGATTTCATCTGGTACATCTCCAAAAACAGCTACTTGTTTGGTACTTCCAAACGCTTCTGAGCAAATGATCTGCAAGCCTTGCGTTAACTCATCCACTGTCTCTCTCTCCCCACTGAAATAAAAGGCCCTTTCCCGGAGCGCCTCCGTCTCCTCGTGAAGTAAAACTTCTCCCTGATCAAGAATAAGAATGCCCTCAAACACTTTGCTCACTTCATCAATCAAGTGGGTCGATAAAATAATGGTGCGGGGATGCCGGGTATAGTCTTCTAACAACAAATCATAAAACTGCTGCCGGTGAACCACATCCATGCCGATATAAGGTTCATCAAAAATGGTGACAGGCGCCCGGCTGGCCAGACCGACAATCACTCCTAAAGCGGACTCCATTCCTTTGGACAAAGCTTTTACTTTCTTGTTCTCATCAAGCTCGAACTGATGGACCAGTTCCCCGGCAAAGTGCGGGTCCCACCCAGGGTAAGTCAAAGCGGCCAGTCCAATAATGTCGCGCACTTTTAAATTTTTCTTAAAATTACCGCTTTCCCGGATAAAACATAACTTGCGTAAAACCTGGGAATTTTCAAAGGGTTCTTCTCCGTCGATCAACACCTTACCACTGGTGGGAAAAAGATGGGCATTAATAAGGTGAAGCAAAGTGGTCTTGCCTGCCCCGTTACGCCCCAATAGTCCGTATATTTTCCCCGGCTCAAGGGTGGCCGCAATGCCCTGCAGCGCTATTTTCTTCCCATAGGCTTTAGTTAAATTCTGCAGTTCAATTTTGCCCGTCATCTTCCGTTGCTCCCTTCTGCTCTGTGCGTGACTCCCCTTTAATCATGGAGATCAGTTCCTCCACACCAATGTCCAGTTTTTTCGCCTCCTGCAGCATTGGCAAAACGTATTCATCAAAAAACTCCTGTTTCCGCTTACGAATGAGCTTGACCCTGGCTCCCTCTGCAACAAACATGCCAATTCCCCTCTTCTTAAACAATATTCCTTCATCTACGAGCCTATTAATGCCTTTGGCCGCTGTGGCCGGATTAATGTGATAAAAAGCAGCAAACTGGTTGGTGGAAGGTACTTGCTCACCTTCTTTAAAATTGCCTTTGATAATCTCGTCTTCAATGTTCTCTGCGATTTGAACAAAAATCGGTTTGTTTTCATCCAATGTTGGCTTCATATTAGACACCCTTACATAAGTGGTTAATTATTTATGTAATGAAGTATAAATGTAGATGTAAAGAATGTCAACATAAATATGAAAAAAACAGCTTCTAACTATAACGTCAGAAGCTGCTGTCTGGAAACAAGCTATTGAAGTCAAGGACCACATGAAATGTAACCAAAATGGCCAAGCTGTTATTTAAATTCAGACCATAACTGCTGCAAACGTGCATCATCTCTGACCAAATTTTGTTCAGCAATAGGCTGGTCAGGGTAATCAGTCAAAAAAGTATGGTATGCTGGCCGGTCCTCTTTGTAGATAATGCCCTGTACCAACCCTTGACGCTCCAGGACAGTGGCATAAGCTTGGGCCAGATCATGTGGATCATAATCCTCCATTTGCTTCAGATCAAGCAAATGTTCTTTGAAGTAATCATAGGTATTCACCTTGTTGTACGTGACGCAGGGGCTAAAAACGTTGATCAAAGCAAAGCCTTCGTGCTCCATACCCTGCTGGATCAATTCAGTCAGCCGTTTAATATCCCCTGCAAATGCCTGAGCGACGAAACTGGCCCCTGCACCTAAAGCCAGTTCTAAGGGTTTCACCTCACGCTCTCCCGCTCCTTCCGGAGATGTTTTGGTCACAAAACCTTGGCGGCTGGTAGGCGAGGTTTGTCCTTTGGTCAGTCCATAAATTTGATTATCCATCACCACGTAGGTGATGTCCACGTTGCGGCGGGCTGCGTGGACAAAGTGTCCGGCACCAATGCCATATCCATCCCCATCTCCGCCTGCCGCAATCACCTTCAGATTCCGATTCACCAGTTTTACGGCTTGAGCCACCGGTAAGGAACGCCCATGTAAAGTGTGAAAACCGTAACAACGCATGTATTCGGATACTTTCCCTGAACAGCCGATTCCCGTGATAACCGCCACTTGATGAGGCTCAAGCCCCAAACCCAAACAGGCACGCTGTATGCCAGCCATGACAGAATAATGTCCGCAGCCTGGACACCATGTAGGTGTATCTCCTTTGAATTCCTTTAACTTGGCCATGATTAAACAACCTCCTTCACCAGCTGATGATAATGCTGCATAATGTCTGCTTTAGTAAAAGGATCACCGTCAGCTTTACAGATTTTGTGGATTTTGTGACCGATCTGCAATTCTTTAGCCAGCAGACCAGCCAGTTGTCCACTCCAGTTATTTTCCACCACCACGATTTTTTCAGCTTGGCGGGCCAGTTCAGACAAACCTTCTGCTTGGAAAGGATACAGCACTTTGATGTGGGCCAAACCTGCATCTTCACCCTGATCTTGAAGATCCTTTACCACTTCTGTCAGCACACCTCGGGTTGAACCAAAACCCACAAATA
This window contains:
- a CDS encoding GntR family transcriptional regulator is translated as MKPTLDENKPIFVQIAENIEDEIIKGNFKEGEQVPSTNQFAAFYHINPATAAKGINRLVDEGILFKKRGIGMFVAEGARVKLIRKRKQEFFDEYVLPMLQEAKKLDIGVEELISMIKGESRTEQKGATEDDGQN
- a CDS encoding ABC transporter ATP-binding protein; translated protein: MTGKIELQNLTKAYGKKIALQGIAATLEPGKIYGLLGRNGAGKTTLLHLINAHLFPTSGKVLIDGEEPFENSQVLRKLCFIRESGNFKKNLKVRDIIGLAALTYPGWDPHFAGELVHQFELDENKKVKALSKGMESALGVIVGLASRAPVTIFDEPYIGMDVVHRQQFYDLLLEDYTRHPRTIILSTHLIDEVSKVFEGILILDQGEVLLHEETEALRERAFYFSGERETVDELTQGLQIICSEAFGSTKQVAVFGDVPDEITRKARHAAVKIDSVPIQKLMIYLTTRQERGEQEHA
- a CDS encoding 2-oxoacid:ferredoxin oxidoreductase subunit beta produces the protein MAKLKEFKGDTPTWCPGCGHYSVMAGIQRACLGLGLEPHQVAVITGIGCSGKVSEYMRCYGFHTLHGRSLPVAQAVKLVNRNLKVIAAGGDGDGYGIGAGHFVHAARRNVDITYVVMDNQIYGLTKGQTSPTSRQGFVTKTSPEGAGEREVKPLELALGAGASFVAQAFAGDIKRLTELIQQGMEHEGFALINVFSPCVTYNKVNTYDYFKEHLLDLKQMEDYDPHDLAQAYATVLERQGLVQGIIYKEDRPAYHTFLTDYPDQPIAEQNLVRDDARLQQLWSEFK